The DNA sequence TATATTAATAATTATACAATTCTTTTAAACCCTAGTAAATTTGGAAAGAAAACACTTGCTTTTTTTAATCTGGAAATGCAGCCGAAAAAGATGAAAAGTAGTTTAAAAAATTTGATTGAGATTGATGAATTTATAAAGATATATCAGACAACTGGACAATATTCAATAAAGGCTGTTGGATTATTCGATGATGAGGGGGATTTGTCGAATTTTATTAATAATAAACTTTTACTTCATTTTCCCATACAGAATTATTCTGTGGAGATTGTGACAAAAAGGATTAAAGATACGGTATATAATATTTAGCTTACTTTCCGCACATCTCAAAACCGTTTTAATCGCATTTAATTTTAACCAATTTTACTGGTTGTTGGTCAAAATAAACTGATTAGTCCTTTACAATGATGACATATGCTCTCCAACCCCTGTATTTCTTAGGAGCGTCTATTTTTGCAGAATTACCAAAAGGTGTAATCGTTTTTTCATAAATTAATTCAACCTGTTCTTGCAAGACAAAGTCTTTATCTCCAACCTGGACTTTTCTCATATTATGGATATCCTTGGATATCCTTAAATACTTTGTGGTCATTATCCTAATAGATATCAAATTATTGATCTTAGTTTGGAAAATATTTGTCAAATTCGCTCTAGTCAGGTGAACAATATGAATAATGCAGAATCACTTGAATTAAAATCGGAAACAATAGACGCATTACCGATCATAAACCACTTCATCGATAGGTTAGGTCTTGATGAGATTATAAAATGTGCAATGCCGTATGCAGACCCAAGTAACCATATTATGCCATATACATCCATTGGCATATTTTTAAGGAATATCATAATGGGCCGTTTACCGGTTTATGGATTCAATGAATGGGTAACACTTTTTGATTCTCAGCTTTTTAATCTTAAAACTGAACAAGTTGATTCTCTCAACGATGACAGAATTGGTAGGGCTCTTGAAAAATTGTTCGACACTGACAGGGCCAGTCTCATGACTGAAATTGTTCTCAAAGCAGTCCGTGAGTTTGATCTTAAGATGGATCAATTTCACAATGATTCAACTTCAATAACATTCCATGGGGAGTATGAAGATGCAAATGGAGACAAAAAGCGCGGGAAGGAGACGCTTGAAATAATTCGTGGCTATAACAAAGACCATAGGCCTGATTTAAAACAACTGGTTTTTGATCTAACAGTTACATCTGATGGTGCGGTTCCTATACATTACAAAGGTTATGATGGAAACAGGACAGATGATACAACACATATTGAAACCTGGGATTCACTCAGAGAACTAAAAGGAAGTCCTGATTTCATATATGTAACAGATAGTAAGTTGTGTGTATCTGAAACAATGAGATATATTGATAGGGAAGATGGCTTTTTTATCACAGTTATAAAGTTCTTGGGCACACCGCCGCCCACATACACCACACCTGTTTTTGTGGACTGCTCAACCATTCTGGTGATCTCGTCAGCATCCCTGATCTGGTCAACAATCACATGATGGCCGTTGCGCCGTGCATAT is a window from the Methanosarcinales archaeon genome containing:
- a CDS encoding Lrp/AsnC family transcriptional regulator: MVSKKDEKILKILQNGARIPISEIANQVNLSENGVRYRLEKLENEGYINNYTILLNPSKFGKKTLAFFNLEMQPKKMKSSLKNLIEIDEFIKIYQTTGQYSIKAVGLFDDEGDLSNFINNKLLLHFPIQNYSVEIVTKRIKDTVYNI
- a CDS encoding DUF2080 family transposase-associated protein produces the protein MRKVQVGDKDFVLQEQVELIYEKTITPFGNSAKIDAPKKYRGWRAYVIIVKD